Proteins encoded within one genomic window of Nordella sp. HKS 07:
- a CDS encoding APC family permease, with protein sequence MSVAEDAGRKAGPGELLRDFTATSAFSLAFAFISPIVALYSIFTVALTMVGPGFWWGFPITLAGQMLVALSFAMLVSRMPLEGSIYQWSRHIMGPTYGWFAGWAYIWTLPIAIAAVSLGGAGFLAQFLGLDASSKPVTVVLALALIAGITLANTVGRKYLKLIIGLCIVAEIIGSIGLGIAFLTLYQVNDFSVLSQGVIDPATGGFLLPPLLFGVAIAGWAFVGFESAGSIAEEVKDPARAVPKAMIFSLLFVSTIVAFSALAVILAIPDLEAVKAGNVLDPVAATIEHHLGPVGLHFMTATFVIGFIACMVGLQASVSRVIWALAREGDLPMAKALAKLSGEDRLPVNAILAAAVMSLIFFALSFTNIYMILLTFTTAGFYISFLFPALAAAYERITQGPKPASFNLGKWSGVVIITAAIWLIFQTVNISWPRFPELPWYENWAVPLVVTILAVLGFLVRAFLSKK encoded by the coding sequence ATGTCTGTTGCTGAAGACGCCGGCCGCAAGGCCGGCCCGGGCGAATTGCTGCGCGATTTCACGGCCACCTCGGCCTTCTCGCTGGCCTTCGCCTTCATCTCGCCGATCGTGGCGCTCTATTCGATCTTCACGGTCGCCCTCACCATGGTGGGCCCGGGCTTCTGGTGGGGCTTCCCCATCACGCTGGCCGGGCAGATGCTGGTGGCGCTCTCCTTCGCCATGCTGGTGTCGCGCATGCCGCTCGAAGGCAGCATCTATCAATGGTCGCGCCACATCATGGGCCCGACCTATGGCTGGTTCGCCGGCTGGGCCTATATCTGGACGCTGCCGATCGCCATCGCCGCGGTGTCGCTCGGCGGCGCCGGCTTCCTGGCCCAGTTCCTCGGGCTCGATGCCTCGTCGAAGCCGGTGACCGTCGTGCTGGCCCTGGCACTCATCGCCGGGATCACGCTGGCCAACACGGTCGGCCGCAAGTACCTGAAACTCATCATCGGGCTCTGCATCGTGGCCGAGATCATCGGCTCGATCGGCCTCGGCATCGCCTTCCTGACGCTTTACCAGGTGAATGATTTCTCGGTGCTGAGCCAGGGCGTGATAGATCCGGCGACCGGCGGCTTCCTCCTGCCGCCCCTCCTCTTCGGCGTCGCCATCGCCGGCTGGGCCTTTGTCGGCTTCGAAAGTGCGGGCTCCATCGCGGAAGAGGTCAAGGACCCGGCGCGCGCGGTGCCCAAGGCAATGATCTTCTCGCTGCTCTTCGTGTCGACCATCGTCGCCTTCTCGGCACTCGCCGTCATCCTCGCCATTCCCGATCTCGAAGCGGTCAAGGCCGGCAATGTGCTGGATCCGGTCGCGGCGACCATCGAGCATCATCTGGGCCCGGTCGGCCTCCATTTCATGACCGCCACCTTCGTCATCGGCTTCATCGCCTGCATGGTGGGGTTGCAGGCGTCGGTGTCACGGGTGATCTGGGCCCTGGCGCGCGAGGGCGACCTGCCGATGGCCAAAGCACTGGCGAAGCTGTCGGGCGAGGATCGTCTGCCGGTCAACGCCATCCTCGCGGCGGCGGTGATGTCGCTCATCTTCTTCGCCTTGAGCTTCACCAACATCTATATGATCCTGCTGACCTTCACGACCGCGGGTTTCTACATCTCCTTCCTCTTCCCGGCGCTGGCCGCCGCCTATGAGCGGATCACGCAAGGACCGAAGCCCGCGAGCTTCAACCTCGGCAAATGGTCGGGCGTGGTGATCATCACGGCGGCCATCTGGCTCATCTTCCAGACGGTGAACATCTCCTGGCCACGCTTCCCGGAGCTGCCCTGGTATGAGAACTGGGCAGTGCCGCTGGTCGTGACGATCTTGGCGGTGCTGGGCTTTTTGGTTAGGGCGTTCCTGTCGAAGAAGTAA
- a CDS encoding outer membrane protein transport protein gives MTIRMSLPVLAAGSLMLAAMAPAFAGGFTQGSADVSILFEDERFAVRSGVTVVSPTRRYSRNPGNPALEGTDYAATYEIPSFAVKADLTDQLRCAGTYAKPLGGHAEFDSPKNAAQPKPVAPGIANAGKLDEEFSIYEMGLTCAVSFAFRGGEAWLLAGAFRESFAYDRLDILISRGLPGVPDGSQIGEARLAYDQKQYGYRLGAAYEIPDMALRAALVYRSGTSYDPEGELEIDLPTGVSVLDAYGLGDMPQSIELTVQSGMAESWLAFGAVRWTDWSVVKEFLSQSYWSPGVPGPGSVNEYYWRDGWTVSGGMAHEFDEHVSGLLAVTWDRGVATGYDHASENWTVTSGVALDCPWGGILNAGGALSYIAASEESRYGAANTAVEAGWAYALNVGYRVAW, from the coding sequence ATGACCATCCGTATGTCGCTGCCGGTTTTGGCCGCCGGCTCGCTGATGCTGGCGGCTATGGCCCCGGCTTTTGCCGGTGGTTTCACGCAAGGCAGCGCCGATGTGAGCATTCTGTTCGAGGATGAACGGTTCGCCGTCCGCTCCGGCGTGACGGTGGTGAGCCCGACGCGGCGCTATTCCCGCAATCCGGGCAATCCGGCGCTGGAAGGCACGGACTATGCCGCCACCTACGAGATCCCTTCCTTTGCGGTCAAGGCCGACCTCACCGACCAACTGCGCTGCGCCGGAACCTACGCCAAGCCGCTGGGCGGCCATGCCGAATTTGACAGTCCAAAGAACGCCGCCCAACCGAAGCCCGTGGCACCCGGCATCGCCAATGCCGGCAAGCTCGACGAGGAATTCTCCATCTATGAGATGGGGCTTACCTGCGCCGTTTCCTTCGCGTTCCGGGGCGGCGAGGCCTGGCTCCTGGCCGGTGCCTTCCGGGAGAGCTTCGCCTATGACCGGCTTGATATACTGATATCGCGCGGCCTGCCGGGCGTGCCCGACGGCTCGCAAATCGGCGAAGCGCGGCTCGCCTACGACCAGAAGCAATATGGCTATCGCCTTGGGGCTGCCTATGAGATCCCGGACATGGCCTTGCGCGCCGCGCTTGTGTATCGCTCGGGCACTTCCTATGACCCGGAAGGGGAACTCGAGATCGATCTGCCCACCGGTGTCTCGGTGCTCGATGCATACGGATTGGGCGACATGCCGCAGAGCATCGAGCTCACCGTGCAATCCGGCATGGCCGAAAGCTGGCTCGCCTTTGGGGCGGTGAGATGGACCGACTGGAGCGTGGTGAAGGAGTTCCTCTCGCAATCCTATTGGTCGCCGGGCGTGCCGGGACCCGGCAGCGTCAACGAGTATTACTGGCGCGACGGCTGGACGGTGAGCGGCGGCATGGCACATGAATTCGATGAGCATGTATCGGGGCTTCTGGCGGTGACCTGGGATAGAGGCGTCGCCACCGGTTATGATCATGCGAGCGAGAACTGGACGGTGACGAGTGGTGTCGCGCTCGATTGTCCGTGGGGCGGGATACTCAATGCCGGCGGGGCGCTCAGCTACATCGCCGCCTCCGAGGAAAGCCGCTATGGTGCCGCCAACACCGCGGTCGAGGCCGGCTGGGCCTATGCGCTCAATGTCGGTTATCGGGTGGCGTGGTAG
- a CDS encoding autotransporter domain-containing protein codes for MTLSLHGMAGWRHAEGNLTPAAAVAFTGAESFSIAGAPVAEDTAILEAGLDLGLSASTSFGLLCMGEIGSNTEQHSGQASFAVAF; via the coding sequence ATGACGCTGAGTCTGCACGGCATGGCCGGCTGGCGTCACGCCGAAGGCAACCTGACGCCGGCGGCCGCCGTCGCCTTCACCGGCGCCGAGAGCTTCAGCATTGCCGGCGCGCCGGTCGCCGAGGATACGGCGATCCTCGAAGCGGGCCTCGATCTGGGCTTAAGCGCCTCGACCAGCTTCGGACTTCTTTGTATGGGTGAGATCGGCAGCAACACCGAGCAGCATAGCGGCCAGGCGAGCTTCGCGGTGGCGTTCTGA
- a CDS encoding MBL fold metallo-hydrolase yields the protein MKLRLFRNATLKLDYAGRTVLIDPYLAPKHSLPSFTGRSPNPMVDLPAPIEEILEGVELVVVSHLHTDHFDGVAKERVPKHLPLLCQPGDEGKILEAGFTDVRPLLDVFDWNGLVFTRRQGSHGLGPVVEKMGPVMGFTLAAQNEPKIYWAGDTVLYPPVAQTIAEARPDIIVTHSCGAKWDGDLIVMDAEQTLATAELAPKATVVAVHMEALDHATTTRADLRATAEARGLAKGRLIIPDDGETRSFAAS from the coding sequence ATGAAACTGCGGCTCTTCCGCAATGCGACGCTGAAGCTCGATTATGCCGGGAGAACGGTCCTCATCGATCCGTATCTGGCGCCGAAGCACAGCCTGCCGTCCTTCACCGGGCGCTCGCCCAATCCGATGGTCGATCTGCCGGCGCCGATCGAGGAGATCCTCGAAGGTGTCGAGCTGGTGGTCGTGTCGCATCTCCATACCGATCATTTCGACGGCGTCGCCAAGGAGCGCGTGCCGAAGCATCTGCCGCTCCTCTGCCAGCCGGGCGATGAGGGCAAGATCCTCGAGGCGGGCTTCACCGATGTCAGGCCCTTGCTCGACGTCTTCGACTGGAACGGCCTGGTCTTCACCCGGCGCCAGGGCAGCCACGGCCTGGGCCCGGTGGTCGAGAAAATGGGGCCGGTGATGGGCTTCACGCTCGCCGCCCAAAACGAGCCCAAGATCTATTGGGCCGGCGACACGGTGCTCTATCCGCCGGTCGCCCAGACCATCGCCGAGGCCAGGCCCGATATCATCGTGACCCATTCCTGCGGCGCCAAATGGGATGGTGATCTCATCGTCATGGACGCCGAGCAGACGCTCGCCACAGCTGAGCTGGCACCGAAGGCGACGGTCGTCGCCGTTCATATGGAAGCGCTCGATCACGCCACCACGACGCGCGCCGATCTCCGTGCGACGGCGGAAGCACGGGGGCTTGCGAAGGGACGACTTATCATACCGGATGATGGCGAGACGCGCAGCTTTGCGGCAAGCTGA
- a CDS encoding S1C family serine protease has translation MARLIIGLLAFLLGWKATVAELVKLHDFEVAGWEAAAYSDTATGKFANCMAWGSYKSNVNLHTIVYRDYRWGLGFSSDNWRMPKGVFRLAYRFDYGQWFTTDVWAHEEGRLFYWNVADDAAHVRLFRRSRIMDISMPQGEYSFRLDGTSRMLTTLAQCVDVNLAAENGVVAETPGAKPKANNKAAAKAKPAKAPEATENKPRDSTGTGFIVSEKGHVLTNHHVVEKCGTITVSRTGDIAQPATVLRKDVINDLAVIKIDSSPAPDEIARFRARSLRAGETIATYGFPLTGMLSASGNIVSGNVSSLAGVADDVRLLQISAPVQPGNSGGPLLDMQGAVAGIVSGKLNDLAAAEASGSLPQNVNFSIKANVGMNFLDAHSIPYETSIDAAVLDLPAIADKAKKFTVFIACKG, from the coding sequence ATGGCACGGCTGATCATCGGACTCCTGGCATTCCTGCTGGGCTGGAAAGCGACAGTTGCCGAACTGGTGAAACTGCACGACTTCGAAGTCGCGGGCTGGGAAGCGGCAGCCTATAGCGATACCGCCACCGGCAAATTTGCCAATTGCATGGCTTGGGGCAGTTACAAGAGCAATGTCAATCTCCATACCATTGTCTATCGCGACTATAGATGGGGCCTGGGCTTTAGTAGCGACAATTGGCGCATGCCCAAGGGAGTGTTCCGTCTCGCTTATCGTTTCGATTATGGCCAATGGTTTACCACGGACGTCTGGGCCCATGAAGAAGGAAGACTTTTCTATTGGAACGTGGCGGACGATGCAGCTCACGTCAGGCTATTCCGCCGCAGCCGGATCATGGATATCAGCATGCCACAAGGCGAATACAGCTTTCGGCTCGACGGTACATCGCGCATGCTGACAACGCTGGCGCAGTGCGTGGATGTCAACCTTGCCGCGGAGAACGGCGTGGTCGCGGAGACACCGGGCGCCAAACCCAAGGCGAACAACAAGGCCGCCGCCAAGGCCAAGCCGGCCAAAGCGCCTGAAGCGACGGAGAACAAACCGCGCGACAGCACGGGCACCGGCTTCATCGTCTCCGAGAAGGGACACGTGCTGACCAATCATCACGTAGTTGAGAAATGCGGTACGATCACCGTCTCCCGCACCGGCGACATTGCGCAGCCCGCCACGGTCCTGCGCAAGGACGTCATCAACGATCTTGCCGTCATCAAGATCGACTCGTCTCCGGCACCTGACGAGATCGCGCGTTTCCGCGCCCGCTCGCTGCGTGCCGGCGAGACCATCGCGACCTATGGGTTTCCGCTCACCGGTATGCTCAGTGCCTCCGGCAATATCGTCAGCGGCAATGTGAGTTCCTTGGCGGGCGTCGCCGACGACGTGCGCCTCTTACAGATCTCCGCTCCGGTTCAGCCCGGCAATAGCGGCGGTCCGCTGCTTGACATGCAGGGGGCGGTCGCCGGCATCGTGAGCGGAAAGCTCAACGACCTCGCCGCCGCCGAGGCGAGCGGCAGCCTGCCGCAGAATGTCAATTTCTCGATCAAGGCCAATGTCGGCATGAACTTCCTCGACGCACATTCGATACCCTATGAGACGAGCATCGATGCCGCCGTCCTTGACTTGCCGGCCATCGCCGACAAGGCGAAGAAGTTCACCGTGTTCATCGCCTGCAAGGGGTAA